The sequence GCCACACTAAGGTTACCCGAGTGCCCCCGTGACGGACTGCGGGAAAGCCGGCGTGGGTCCGATAGCTCCAGCGACCAGGAATCTCTAGTCTCTGCGGGGTGCCTGGGCTACGAGAGCCGAAGTTCGTGAGTATAGATAATACACAGCACGCATATATATAGAAGGGAATACATCATTCAACGGTACTTGATCAGGTACGGCATTATTTAACCCCGGATAGTCATAATAGCTGTTATGGACGGCACTTATTAACCCTGGACCGTCACGGAGCTTGAAAACTAAAGAATACTATCTGCTGTGAAAATCacagtttgtgttttttgcttGCTCTTTGTTATTCATTGCCTTCTTAAGTGTGTTATCTCAGTTGTCTGTTACATCCACAGAAATATTTTATCTGATCAGATGTGGTAGACTTTACATGAATACttaaaccccagtgctgtaaacGTCCAGGTCACCATTGCGTGTTACATGTAGCTCCCAGGGAAAGAAGTTGTTTGCATGTGATTTTCGCTTGTCCTGTTTGGCGAGAAGCGGCATATCACTGTCATCCAGTAAGCGAATTAGTTCCCCCTCAGCGTCCTGCATGTTTAGAACTACATCCACCCCAGGGAATTGGTTCCTATATAACAAGTAAGAGTTAATGTCAGCTGACCAAACACCAGGCAGCCAAAACCGCACTTCTCTCAACCTTTTCTTTTCTACCACTCACATTTAAACTTCCTATATTTAGGTATAGAGTTGTACCATgttagaaagagagagagcaaaCGGCCTAGTTCTAGACTATACGTAGGTGAAACAGGCCAGACTCTAAGAAGGCGAATACATCACATAGACATAATGTGAACAGAAAAAGGACAGACACACCTCTAGGAGACCACTTTTGCCAAAATGGACGCAGCATGAAAGATCTGAGGGTCACCACGTTAATGGGGAATTTTGGGACACAGAGAGAAGGGAGGTATGGAAATACAAGCTCATGCTTAATTCAGGCCTAAATCATGATAAAGAATTTATGTCACACAATCAATCTGACTCATAGTCTGTGTCAGTCTACAACACCAAAAGAAACTACTTGTGCCAACTTCTACATTTCACACtaacaatacatttacatttcctTTCAACATCACCACACAAATGTAATCTCTATTCACAATCTTTGTATCTTGCTGTGCTTGTTGCGTGTTACAGTATGAAATGTATGAGCAATTTCTGCTTGAAATTTAAAATATGCCGGAAGAAGAGACCTTGAAacgcttgcaatccattatactcCAGTTGGCCTCATCATCTTTATCCAATTTGTTCTCTAGGATTACTACATTATTAGTTTACAGGAACTTTTGATATTCATCTCTTCTGCTGGTATCTCAACCTCACCTTATTAAATCTAGAAGCTCATTATAAAGTGGAATTCTTTTAACATCTTCTTCTATAGAAATTTCcctgtaaaatacaaaaatcatcAGTTCCTTCTCCAGTTTTTGTTGGTAATACAGATATAAgttgtgtttgttcattttgtttttatttatatatacctctGATAACGGGGAGAGTCCATTACTGCTGAcaaccccaaaaaatataaaaatatgccaCCACTACAATGGAAAATTATTGATATAATAACACCTTTCTTGATTTTAGAGAAGTTTTACACAATGTTAAGTATAATGTTGCACATTTATACACATGAATATTGTGTATACAAATGACTTACATGTATTAATGCAAAACAGTCTACCATTTGTAACTAATCTAATGCATTATTACTTTCTTTGTTAGGTCAAAGACTTAAGCCACAACCAAGCGAGTAGGGAATCATAGTAACATAAGTTGCTGCCTATAACAGTCCTGATATTCAACTTAAATAGACTGGGCCTTATGTTCGCTTATTTCAGCAGTCATGGGGTTAATTCTTCATCCCAGAAaactatttttgtgtgtttgttgaaTTGGCCCTCTATTTCAGAGATCCTTGCACAGAGGATTTTACACTAACGCTTAACAGCAAACATTTGGGTTTAGAAGTGTATGTAATATACAACCATATTGTAACCTTATTCATTCAAATGGTTAACATAACCCTACCTATATAAGCAATTATGTCTAAtttatttcttaatatattttctccttAATAGACAGAGGCACACTGGGAGATTTGTGGAGCGTACATTCTATCATGCCATTACCTGATCTGGCACATGCCATCGTCATGAAAATAACAGCGCAGCAAGCTAACTGGATACTGCTCCTCTGGGAGATCCTTGATTATCCTCACAAATGAATGTGGAAAAATACCTGTCCGATCACCAACTGTTCCCTAGCAACCAGATAAGAATTCAGGAGAGTTGTAACAACCAATAAACAACCCTGTAATAGCCCCGACCTGCATTTGCCTTTGGAATACCGATACCATTCCCCATAGTACAACCTATCCATTCCATTGTAGAATGATGAGTATTGAGCAAAAAGGTTAATATATTATCTGTCCAATGTGTACCATTCCCCAACAGGTGACAGGTAGGGAAAGACAGAAGAAGTCTATAGATATGATTTCTGAGCTATAGAACAGTCATGTTGATAGGGCAAACTCTGAATGTATCATAATTTAACCCTATATACTCTTACATAAATTGCACTGTGTAGGGGAGCCAAATTCGGCCAGTAAGAAATGGCAGGGCTGCACATAATTGAAGGTCTCTAGGCAGTATGTTAAGACGGCTTTTGATTAATGTCTATAAATTAAGGGGCGTCCTATGAAATTGAGTAGTTTCAAGATCTGCTGTGACTTACCTCCAACCAGTCTCTGTTAACCCGACTTAGAAGATAAATCACATCACCACTCTTAAAAGACAACTCCATTGCAGTTGTTCCTTTGAAATCAAACATAGCCTAAAACAAAGAGATTAGGGAACGAGTATATTTGAGCAAAGTGGTAGAGGAAGTAAAAAAGAAGAGACACTAAATCATCCAAAGGTCTGGATACTTACACACTTGCTCCAGAGCCAGACATATGGAAATATACCTACATCATATCTGTCACCTCCACCATATAGTAAATAGACACTTACCTCTGCCCTTGGTTTATCCACATCTGAAACATGCTGGGAATTCCTCTTACTGACAGAAAATAAAGgcaatatattacaaaaatctAAGGAGGTGAGGATTTCACCTTAACAGCAGTAGCACTGGATGTGAACAGCTATAGAGTTGGTTTTGTAGAAGTGcattaataatatttgttttattatatatggaGGGGCTGTGGAATAACAATGGATAATATTCAATTTATGGTGATATTACTATGTTGACAGTgactcagatttttttttttttttttttagaaagagtGAGTTGGGATCAAGCAATAGAAGAAACAAGAATTCTTACATCTTCCTTGTTTGGGGACGCAGTCTGCGTAAGGCACGAGGAATCCTTTCACTGTCAAGTTTGGTTTGGTAAAAAAATATCCTAAGATCTTCATCCAACAGGAGCCAAACAGGAGAGTTCAGTAGGACCTGAGAggcagagataaagagaaagaaaggtaAGTACCATAACAGCAAATGCAGTGCAAGGGGACATAGAATAGAATCAAGATAATGGCAAATAATTTTGAATTTGGTCTTTAATAAATTTGGTTTCATATCCCGGAGCACTTCTGTGAAAGAGCAGAGCCCCTGGGGCACACCCTTTTCCCTATTagtgcccttttgcagaagtactacGAGACACCAGGATAATGCAGAGAGATTTGCGGATaaaaagaggtgcagaaatgcttgtGAATCAATCTTAATTGTTCTGGCCCCTttgagtacttccacaaaagagtGGAGTTACATGGATAGCATGTCTCTCCCTTGCCTTTTGCAAAAGGACGCCGTGAGGGTTGGTTCACggagaagtggacaaagaaacaagacatggggagaagcgtaaaaaaacagacagaagacagaagaacaagaagatgcaagagaaaaaGCAGCGCTGTGGGAAATGAGTCAGGGACATGGAAGTAGAtgatggagaaggtagggagacattgagagagagcgagagagggaAACTGTTGacagtgagagtgaatgagtaaAATATAGGCTCTGCCCTAAGTACGCTCCTGGATCatgcaaagtttaaaaagtggtcttatcaccatagcaatacATGAAAGACCAGTATTGTGTACAGATTAATTATAATTTGGGAGTTTGATGGATTGATTAAACATTAGCTAGTAAACAGGTAAATTGAGAATTTGGTGGATTAAATGGGTACTAGCTAGtaaaaagtagacttgtgcattcgtcttcgggcgaacatggaaacgaacacgaagagtgcgttttcgtgttcgttccgaagacacgccgaagagaagacggcggcggtaaaacgtaggcaaagacgaagacacacaccacgaagatcttcgtgattgtcttcgtcttcgtctaccattctcccccccctcttctaacttaccttgtctttgcggcatcgcggcagttcccggaagttcgccgtcacgggttacagggcagtgcgaatgagcctattggtcgcctacagggaccaataggctcactcgcacggtctttgtaacccctgacagcgaacctatggatttccactcccgttaaccccttcaatgctgcgttatctaacacagcatcgaaggagttaacgggagcggaaatccataggttaaagggccgtgcaagcgaccaataggctcacttgcacggccccttaaccctttaaaaatcaaagttaacccctaactaattgaacagggagggagaccagtgggatctgccggataagttgcagcattgaggttttaaaaccccaatgctgcaacttaccctgccgatgccactgatctccctccctgttcaattagttaaatgtccgtacgagcgactttattggtcgctcgtacagacatttaacccggcgcatactaactaattgaacagggagggaggccagtgggatctgccgggtaagttgcagcattgaggttttaaaaccccaatgctgcaacttaccctgccgatgccactgatctccctccctgttcaattagttaaatgtccgtacgagcgactttattgttcgctcgtacggacatttaattaattgaacagggagggagaccagtgggatgtgccggttaagttgcagcattggggttttaaaaccattttccggctcccttgagtgattttaagccggttctcccttgaacccggcttaaaatcactcaagggagccggaggtctgttaaagacctccgataccgctcccttgtgatccgcgcggcaacagctgttgtgcgccggggtttgctgtcagatcccggtgcacaacactgaagccgcgcccaccgctgtccgtgccctctgacccggaagaagacagaagaactgaagaagaggagcgaagagcaggaaaaggagctgtaaggagaaaagaggaaaggtaggaaagcatacagtgagagtggattggtgtatgtgtgtggattggtgtatgtgtggattggtgtatgtgtggattggtatgtgtgtgtggattggtatgtgtgtgtggactggtatgtgtgtgtggattggtatgtgtgtgtggattggtatgtgtgtggattggtgtatgtgtgtggattggtgtatatgtgtggattggtatgtgtgtgtggattggtgtatgtgtgtggattggtgtatgagtgtggattggtgtatgtgtgtggattggtatgtgtgtggattagtatatgtgtggattggtatgtgtgtgtggattggtatgtgtggattggtatgtgtgtggattagtatatgtgtgtggattggtatgtgtgtggattggtatgtgtgtggattagtatatgtgtgtggattggtatgtgtgtggattggtatatgtgtggattggtgtatgtgtgtggattggtgtgtgtgtgtggattggtgtatgtgtgtggattggtatgtgtgtggattggtatgtgtgtggattggtatgtgtatggatttggtatgtgtgtgtggattggtatgtgtgtgtggattggtgtatgtgtgtggattggtgtatgtgtgtggattggtatgtgtgtggattggtatgtgtgtggattggtatgtgtgtggattggtatgtatgtgtggattggtatgtgtgtggattagtatatgtgtgtggattggcatgtgtgtggattattatgtgtgtggattggtatgtgtttgtggattggtatgcgtgtggattggtatgcgtgtggattggtaagtgtctgagagtgatgggtgttatgctgtaccatttccaatgtatttttcattatataattatgctctaaagtacatcataactcccatcactctatactgttccatacagtggcagagctgggagacagaggccttgcacccccaccgcaggactcctgaaaggtaagtgaacttcaaagagggagagggtagatagttaggaggggtagatagggagaagggagtgagaaggggtagatagggcagaagagagcgagaaggggtagatagggcaatcatactcctattatgccaagtctgcgagtgcctcctggaatctgggtatgcctgggcatgataagaatgtgattgctgttaacaattatatatatatatatatatatatatatattgttatttaattgttttgtcctattttggtgtgttacttactttaaataaaagtgttagattttttatggtgtgtgtgggggggtcatattcagtttcggccaggtagttttaaagtgtgtgtgtggggggggggtgccacatacaggatccgccccgggtgccaaatactctaggtacgcccctgagtaAGGTATAATTGCATATATACCTTCATATATGCATTGAGAAGGGGGATGCGGGTCTCTGCAATTTCTTTCTTGTTCCCAACAAAAACctttgctgtaaaaaaaaaaaaccatggttaggcatataatatatattacacatttccTATGGGACagagcaaaataaaacatatttgtttaGATATAAGAATAATCTAGGAGATTATACACAGTAACCGGTGAGGCTCCCAGGATAAGGAAAGGCTTAACAAAAATATACTGACCATAATTCGATTGAAAATTGTGCAGGGAActtaacataacaaaataatcaaagcttcccatagacaaacattgagAGGATTTGAGATGTGAACTTACGTGGTATGGTGGGTAGAGTGCAGATGTAAGGTGGAGTACCAGTCTCAGGACCATAATTAACTTCCAGCTTGGCATGCAATGTGAAGAACTGACTGTATCTTCGGTATATAAAATACTTGCTCCCTCCCTTACTTTTCACCTCAATAACAAATGACTGCAAAAACAAAAGGCCATTTGGAGCAATTGCAAAGGTTATAAACAAGGATTTTCAGACTGCTTGAGTTAAAAGAGAAAGAATACCTGTATTGATCTACATGCGGTAAAATACACTGGAGTCCATGtaaaatggactccaatatgcatttaacatgaaaatatggTTAGAGTGCTTCTTATCTAAGGTAGTAGTGGGTAACGACGTCCCTTCcttcaaaaaaacacaaagccaaATAAATTCCTGTCTTGTCCTTAAAGAAGCCCCGAATGATGAAtggattttataaatgttttactatGAGTCATCTGAACCTAAAGTGGTGAATATGATCAACAACTCACCCCAACCCATGAAAACATCGAAATGATGAATAAAAGCAATTTGAGGGCTCACATAATAGACATTAAatcctcttctttcctccacaTCTGCTATGTGAGCAGACACAGGAACATCCTCCGGCAGCTGTTCAAAATCACTAAGAGGAAAAGCAATAAGTGAGTAGCTCAATTGTAGCTTGGGAGAGATTGGAATTATTATGTGGCTCCAATTGTAACAACATGACTAATTGTTTAAGATAGAAAACCTTGGGTTTAGAATTTTTTGTCAGTGTTTGGCTCGAAAACCTTGGGTTTAGAATTTTTTGTCAGTGTTTGGCTAGGAATGCATAGTCTTAAAGGGGGGCTGGCAATCATATGCACCTTTAAACTTTGGTCCCTCTGCAAATGCATGGAAATGACactagagctgcagcttcagtgattgatttgattatatttttgtttacaggTTGGACAAAGCATACACAGTGCTTTTAATACACACTCTTAGTTGGCAGGACTGGAGTGTCCCTCTAACTAATCAAGGACGTGTGGCTAgtgttaaataaacaaatttgtGATTATGCAGCTATAACACAGCATTACTGATCATGTTACAGCTAACAACACATGGATAATCAGCTTGAGTATATTGATGCCTAGCTCAGGTCATTATGCACGGGCTAGTGACATGGATCATTTACCTTTCGTCTCTCAGCTGGCGTGGGAGGGACATTTTTGGCTCAAGAAAAATCAAGATCGGAATTCTCGTAATTGGTGTCAGAAAGCTGCTGTTATCACAAGCACTCCAACCTGCCAAAAAGACATCTTGTTATTATCAGTTCTAGCTACACCTGTCACAAAGACGATTGAAGATCAAATGGAAAATGttgtacattttattactttatattatattgcttTTTCTGTGAAGACAACATGACTAGGGAATGACAGAACAGGGGGAAAAACATATTGATTTATTACTAATCAAGGTATCTGTCCTGTAAaactggattttgttttttattggcaATCAAACTAGTAGTATTCTGACGGAATATGAATActtgaaaatgaaaataattggtACTTCTCTCATTTTCATAGCCAGTAACAAAAGATCTATTAAACCCTAAAGAACCATCAATCATTAGTGCTTACTGCTCTGCACCACCAAAATCATTTTGAAGGTGCGGGAGATGGCTAGAATACCTAAGAAGCGAATGACTATTGGGTAATGAAATTGTGCAGCAATAATGGGCTAGCTGGTTGTTTAAATTGAAAGAGCCAAGCCAGGTCTATGCCAGAACACAAATCCGGCTCTCTCTGCCCCATCATAAGCCAAGCTAATCCACCCACCAAACTCATTTCCATCCAAGTGGAAGTGAGGACCCAATATGAAAGTTAAAGAAGTACCTTAGTTGCTTCTACTTTGGGTCTGCCTCACACTTCTCCTGTAGTACTGACATGCTGCATCAAGACAAGTATTATGTTGAAGTCAACATCGCCCCGGTTTAAAATATGAGGTTTCAgctattatatttatgttatgaACATAGGAGATGAAAACTACAATTATGGCTGCTAACGAGCTGCAAATATATAGCACAGTTTATCTCTATATTTGTAAAAGGCATGTACTGAACAAAGTTAGATAAATGCCTAAAGAAAAATGGTGTATTTAAAGTGGACCCTGCCATCCACACAGGGTagtcaataataaaaacagaaacttCCTTGTGGCTTTCCTCGCCCCTATAGCCAAATCCTGCATGCTGCCAAAAGTGGTGACCTACAGCGATTCCTGCTTTGTGCAATGTGCTGACATTGTGCTtgcacaaatgtaaaaaaatacaatgtggtTATTGAGGAACTCCAAGGGACAACTGCATTAGGACAGCCTTGCATCCTCATTTTTGTAGATGACAGGTCTTCTTAGAAGCATACGTTTTTATGAACAACATTTTCACAATCTTCTCATGTGAACTACCGGTAAATCAGCATTCGTCATTTATCACATATCATTTAtggcatttataatgcaatcTTGGGGGTCCTAAGAACGGACTTTGAGAATATAAGGAATTTTTAACACTATACGACTAATTTAGGAATTAATTCCTGTAACCTCACTTTTCCTAGCATGATTTTATATACCCATACATAACTATGTGAAACAATTTGGGATTCACATTCACTAGTAACATTTGATCTGTCACAAATCATATTTGCCATTAACTATTTGGCATTCTTTTGTAGCCCTTTAACTTGTCACTGAAACAGACTGCCTGTGTGCTAGAATTCTAACCTGTGACAGAGGGAGACAGTCTGTCATCACAGTCTAACATGTACCAGGGCCATCTAGCAATCAACAAACTTTTCACAGTCTGGCAGTAAGCAATCAATCCAGACTGTCTCAGAGACAACCACACATTCATCCTGTAATACTTTATCATCACCAACACTAACCTATGTAATTTTATACCACTGGGACGCCAATTTGTCATAAACTCTGCTACTATAAACACTGTAATCGGCTCCAGTAAAGTCTATTTTGCCCTCTGTAGTCTATCCTCATTCTCTCCAGACCTCTCTCCCTAGTCTTCTATCCTGCCGGGCATACTGGATATCCACGACCCTGTAATCAATGACTGCTGCTTTTTTGATTCCTCACCTCTCCAACTCTTGTCGTTCTCCTGGTCACAATATTGTTCAGTCTTAGCAGAAAGGGGAAGTGTGAACAATATAATGTTTCTAAAATGCAGAAGGAGAGAAGCAGGAAGTGGCGACATAATGAGATTTAACCCTCCTCCCACTCAGGTTGCAGGTTTCTGACAGGTGATGTTCTGTTTGTGCCCTGTGGTGGTAAAGATTTCAGGCTGAGGTATTACAGCCTGAGTGCAGTTTATTGTGTAGCTACTACATATGTGTCGGATTATTACACAATCCTATTACATGAACCACAGTGACCATGATTTTTTTCCAGGGCACTCATACATTTCACAGAAGGCATCCATCTTGCAGCTGAGCACCATGAGGTGACTCTTCAGGTAAATTGAGCGGGGAGACATGCCTCCAGTACCACTCTCTTCCAGAACTAGCCTTGCCTCTCCCTGCCTCTTGCCACACCCTCTAAGTCTAACACATGTGTCCCTACTTGACATGTTGGgggatatgcatatgtatgttacaTAACTACATGTGTCTGTGGCACAGAGCATGTTGTGGGCAACAGCCATCCTTAGTAAAAGACACATTTTATGTTACAGTACTGGTTTCCAATACCTACAATAAAGCAGGATAGAAGCTGTATCAGCTATTCTGGCCTTACTATATTTTGGATCACTAAAGATTCCGGCAGCAGGAGTGTGCCCAGGCTCTGAGCGTCTTACATCATTCCAGGACCCATTTGTATAATGAAATTAGCTCCATTGCAATACAGGTATTAGCATGgtaaaaaagaagaacaaatgAACCTAcagcataaaaagcatatttttttcatttactggTTAAGCTTATGTATTTTAAGGAGCAAGATTGTTTCTGGAATCAACATGCAGGATATTACAACGGTTCCTCCTAGTATAGTGTTTCTCAACTTGTTTCTGACATTTGCCAACGGTTACCCGATTCTTAACCTTGCTTCCCAAACTGCAGGTATTGCAGAATCCTTGCTCTTTCAGATGTGCCCCGTGCAACTACAAGGAAGACACTTTCCACTCAAGTGCTTCTTGCATTAcgtttatatgaaatataaaatatgaaatataaagtggaagaccgtttttttttttttaattagtgtaTGACAACAAATGTACAGCCGTGTGTTGTTACAGCCTATGATGTGCCAAGCAACATGAAAAGAAAGACAAAAGGCAAAGTAATTATCTCACACTTTCATAATAAAGGGCAATGGTCATTGTTGGTCTTTGGCTTTAGGGTCCAAAAGAGCGATAAATAGGTGTATTACCCCCTGATTGTAGTTAATACAACAGCAAAACGACCTGCGGTGGAGGCCAAGTGTAAGATGTAAAGCAGTATTGGCATCCTTTCTCAGGTACCACAATATAGTTAcaggaaacatagaattggTATAACATTTGTCAGCATCCGAGAGGTTCAGTGCACAAGTAAAGTCATTGGAGCTCATACAATTCAACCAGTAGAACCTGGTTGCCATGTAGATCTCAAAGCAATCGGAAGAAGACATATGTTATTCAGTCTTGCAAATGTTTTCTACACGCCCAACTCAATCCCTACTGGAGAGGGGGGCTTTTTTGTATATGGGAGGAGATCAGGGACTTGGCCAACTGAGTCACTAATGATCGTTTATGTGCTGATACTTAGTGGGTAATGTGATGGAATAAGTAGAATGCTGGAGGAGCTGGGTACTCCCACTATATGTGTAGCAATGTACCCCTATGTTATGAACCTCTCTAGCAGGTATGAACAGAGAGTATTTGCATATCACAGCTCCAATTGAGCTTTACCCCTGAACTTTTTGGAACCTAGCAACAACCCTTGTCCTGTGCAATAGCTGGTAACAACACAGATGGCCAACAGGATTCTTCTGCATCCTTGGCATAACACATTGACTATTACATTCTATAATATTTGTGGCTGCAGGGCAAACAGATGATAATCTGCCTCTGTAACTTGTCAGGAAAACATATGCTGCTGTTTTTAGTAGAGTCATTTTACTCCATTACATGCCTAGCGTTGATGGAGCAATTTAATAGGAAGGGCTTTCCCACCACGAAAATTCTCTTCTGAATGAGTCATGTATATAAATAGCTACCGAGAAATCAAAGCTGCTGAGTATGGGGATATAACTTAGgttcatatttataaaacaaatcttAACCAATCCTGttgcaaaacaaatacatttaactaATAACTTGTCATAATGGCTTTTAACCTCAGAAATCCCTTCTAGAAGGAAGATGCTCCCTGTGATCATAGTGTGACAACAgacaacataccgtatttgctcgattataagacgaccctgattataagatgaccccccaaaatttgaatattaagttagggaaaaaaagaaaaaagcctaaatataagactaccctataagaaaaaagttttactagtaaatatgaattcatataaaacctattttttcatatttaataaaaactatgattgagaaaaatgtattttttgtttttatttccttttatttgccaacctgccctcagtt is a genomic window of Spea bombifrons isolate aSpeBom1 chromosome 6, aSpeBom1.2.pri, whole genome shotgun sequence containing:
- the NCF4 gene encoding neutrophil cytosol factor 4 isoform X1; its protein translation is MSLPRQLRDESDFEQLPEDVPVSAHIADVEERRGFNVYYSFVIEVKSKGGSKYFIYRRYSQFFTLHAKLEVNYGPETGTPPYICTLPTIPPKVFVGNKKEIAETRIPLLNAYMKVLLNSPVWLLLDEDLRIFFYQTKLDSERIPRALRRLRPQTRKIKRNSQHVSDVDKPRAEAMFDFKGTTAMELSFKSGDVIYLLSRVNRDWLEGTVGDRTGIFPHSFVRIIKDLPEEQYPVSLLRCYFHDDGMCQIREISIEEDVKRIPLYNELLDLIRNQFPGVDVVLNMQDAEGELIRLLDDSDMPLLAKQDKRKSHANNFFPWELHVTRNGDLDVYSTGV
- the NCF4 gene encoding neutrophil cytosol factor 4 isoform X2 — encoded protein: MFSWVGSFVIEVKSKGGSKYFIYRRYSQFFTLHAKLEVNYGPETGTPPYICTLPTIPPKVFVGNKKEIAETRIPLLNAYMKVLLNSPVWLLLDEDLRIFFYQTKLDSERIPRALRRLRPQTRKIKRNSQHVSDVDKPRAEAMFDFKGTTAMELSFKSGDVIYLLSRVNRDWLEGTVGDRTGIFPHSFVRIIKDLPEEQYPVSLLRCYFHDDGMCQIREISIEEDVKRIPLYNELLDLIRNQFPGVDVVLNMQDAEGELIRLLDDSDMPLLAKQDKRKSHANNFFPWELHVTRNGDLDVYSTGV